A region from the Drosophila ananassae strain 14024-0371.13 chromosome 2L, ASM1763931v2, whole genome shotgun sequence genome encodes:
- the LOC6505907 gene encoding uncharacterized protein LOC6505907 isoform X1, producing the protein MGSPKQRIRRIGDSLQMLTREARSEVVRCEHIVICLMVFNAVISLLWCVSLQMLSGDLREGIVSAKLIFRERNFDLMNEHSKDILHKDFLKATQSAYGQKYSVQEVTPGSPESESQNARPSFKISHIYESLENKPKLERLIADQKVEQIQTTTTAPTPKIVFNAEADRQFLRTMSLDTYASYWKRGIGAQFVNTFPVISVVVAIIWTAMCLIFQTGRKKNSVLPKPWRIVVPSIVIFSVMSLGSILYTILTNGHLKRLCGQLRGHLTNPTAISCGDAIALLRPIIHDHNVSHDAYLDLFRSSYVIVMVLWIVALFIMVLRFVFAVDFQLVDIDEMFDQGRNGSIFIQPAYTEVLQKSSPQHQKPARPKSEDDYQSARSHISDLAVPLLEVQSQSQIPPPSLA; encoded by the exons ATGGGGAGCCCAAAGCAGCGGATACGGCGGATTGGCGACAGCCTGCAGATGCTAACGCGGGAGGCGCGGAGCGAGGTGGTGCGGTGCGAAC ATATTGTAATATGTCTAATGGTGTTTAATGCCGTAATCTCCCTACTATGGTGTGTTTCTTTGCAAATGCTGTCGGGGGATCTGCGCGAGGGAATCGTCAGTGCCAAACTCATCTTCCGAGAGCGAAACTTTGACCTAATGAATGAGCATAGTAAGGACATCCTGCATAAGGATTTCTTAAAAGCCACCCAAAGTGCATATGGTCAAAAGTATTCTGTGCAGGAAGTTACACCCGGATCGCCTGAGAGCGAAAGCC AAAATGCTAGGCCAAGCTTTAAAATATCGCATATCTACGAGTCGCTGGAAAACAAACCCAAATTGGAAAGATTGATCGCAGACCAGAAGGTTGAACAAATCCAGACCACCACAACGGCTCCAACTCCAAAGATTGTGTTCAATGCCGAGGCAGATCGTCAATTTCTGAGAACCA tgTCCCTCGACACCTATGCCTCTTATTGGAAACGTGGCATTGGTGCTCAGTTTGTCAATACATTTCCCGTCATATCGGTGGTCGTGGCTATAATCTGGACAGCCATGTGTCTGATTTTTCAGACTGGTAGAAAAAAGAACTC AGTCCTGCCTAAGCCGTGGCGCATCGTGGTGCCATCGATAGTTATCTTTTCGGTGATGAGCCTTGGTAGTATTCTGTATACGATTCTAACCAATGGACATTTGAAGCGCTTGTGTGGCCAATTGAGAGGGCATCTCACCAATCCCACTGCCATCAGCTGTGGGGATGCCATAGCTCTATTGCGTCCCATCATCCACGATCATAATGTTTCACACGATGCCTACCTGGACCTGTTCCGTTCCAGCTATGTGATTGTAATGGTTCTATGGATTGTGGCCCTATTTATTATGGTACTGCGCTTCGTCTTTGCCGTGGACTTTCAACTGGTGGACATCGATGAAATGTTCGACCAGGGAAGGAATGGATCGATTTTCATCCAACCGGCTTACACGGAGGTCCTGCAAAAGAGCAGTCCGCAGCATCAGAAGCCGGCGAGACCCAAGTCGGAGGATGACTACCAGAGTGCCAGATCGCATATCAGTGATCTGGCAGTGCCACTCCTGGAGGTACAGAGTCAGTCCCAGATTCCGCCTCCAAGTTTGGCATAA
- the LOC6505615 gene encoding aldehyde dehydrogenase, mitochondrial isoform X1, which yields MQKLHRFYKLLSSQGNFSFSLFRFEHSFPKCDPHYCQLFINNEFVDSVSGKTFATFNPATSKEIVQVAEGDKADVDLAVVAAKKAFHRNSDWRKLSPLQRTSLMMKLCGLMERDKEFLASLETQDNGKPYPEALFDVTYSILTLQYYAGWTDKFFGDTIPAGGFTSMTRKEPIGVVGQIIPWNYPLLMLAWKWGPALAVGCTIIMKPAEQTPLTALHMAALAKEAGFPAGVINVVNGFGPTAGAAISEHPDIAKVAFTGSVDIGRIVMQAAATSNLKRVSLELGGKSPVVVFDDADVDFAVETTHEALFSNHGQSCCAGSRTYVHEKIYDEFVAKAAAKAKARKVGNPFEANVQQGPQIDEEMLTKVLGYIESGQKQGAKLQTGGKRIGNVGFFIEPTVFSDVKDDMRIAQEEIFGPVQSIFKFSTLDEMIDRANNVKYGLAAGIITNDINKALKFANNVDAGSVWINCYDAVLPSTPFGGYKHSGIGRELGKDGLDNYLETKTITMKLL from the exons ATGCAAAAATTGCATAGATTCTACAAACTACTATCAAGTCAGggaaatttttcttttagtttgTTTAGATTTGAACATAGTTTTCCGAAATGTGACCCGCATTATTGTCAG CTCTTCATCAACAATGAGTTCGTGGACTCCGTTTCGGGCAAGACCTTTGCCACTTTCAACCCGGCCACTTCGAAGGAGATTGTCCAGGTTGCCGAGGGAGATAAG GCTGATGTTGACCTGGCAGTGGTTGCCGCCAAGAAGGCCTTCCACCGCAACTCCGATTGGCGCAAACTGAGTCCTCTGCAACGCACAAGTCTGATGATGAA GCTTTGCGGACTGATGGAGCGCGACAAGGAATTCCTGGCCAGTCTGGAGACCCAGGATAATGGCAAACCCTACCCAGAGGCCCTTTTCGATGTTACCTACTCGATCCTTACGCTGCAGTACTATGCCGGCTGGACCGACAAGTTCTTTGGTGACACCATCCCTGCCGGTGGCTTCACCTCGATGACCCGCAAGGAGCCCATCGGTGTAGTGGGTCAGATCATTCCCTGGAACTACCCGCTCCTGATGCTGGCGTGGAAGTGGGGACCCGCCCTGGCTGTTGGTTGCACCATCATTATGAAGCCGGCGGAGCAGACTCCTCTCACGGCTCTGCACATGGCCGCCCTGGCCAAGGAAGCTGGCTTCCCCGCCGGAGTGATCAATGTAGTCAATGGCTTTGGACCCACTGCGGGTGCAGCCATCAGTGAGCACCCCGACATTGCCAAGGTGGCTTTCACCGGATCCGTGGACATTGGAAGGATTGTCATGCAAGCGGCGGCCACATCGAATCTCAAGCGTGTTTCCCTTGAGTTGGGAGGCAAGAGTCCAGTGGTAGTCTTCGATGATGCTGATG TTGACTTTGCCGTGGAGACCACCCATGAGGCATTGTTCTCCAACCACGGCCAGAGCTGCTGCGCCGGCAGTCGCACTTACGTGCACGAGAAAATCTACGACGAGTTTGTGGCCAAGGCGGCTGCCAAGGCCAAGGCCCGCAAGGTGGGCAATCCCTTCGAGGCTAATGTGCAACAAGGACCCCAGATCGATGAGGAAATGCTGACCAAGGTCCTGGGCTACATTGAAAGCGGCCAAAAGCAGGGGGCCAAATTGCAAACTGGTGGCAAGCGCATTGGCAACGTGGGCTTCTTTATAGAGCCAACTGTCTTCTCTGATGTAAAGGACGATATGCGCATTGCCCAAGAGGAG ATCTTTGGCCCTGTGCAGTCCATTTTCAAGTTCAGCACCCTGGATGAGATGATCGATCGGGCTAACAATGTGAAATATGGCCTGGCCGCCGGCATCATTACCAATGATATTAACAAGGCCCTGAAATTCGCCAACAATGTGGATGCTGGCTCTGTGTGGATCAACTGCTATGATGCCGTTCTGCCCTCCACTCCGTTCGGTGGCTACAAGCACTCTGGAATTGGCAGGGAACTGGGCAAAGACGGTCTGGACAACTACTTGGAGACCAAGACCATTACCATGAAACTGCTATAA
- the LOC6505907 gene encoding uncharacterized protein LOC6505907 isoform X2 produces MELIKKYKQGKLTTSDLRTINHIVICLMVFNAVISLLWCVSLQMLSGDLREGIVSAKLIFRERNFDLMNEHSKDILHKDFLKATQSAYGQKYSVQEVTPGSPESESQNARPSFKISHIYESLENKPKLERLIADQKVEQIQTTTTAPTPKIVFNAEADRQFLRTMSLDTYASYWKRGIGAQFVNTFPVISVVVAIIWTAMCLIFQTGRKKNSVLPKPWRIVVPSIVIFSVMSLGSILYTILTNGHLKRLCGQLRGHLTNPTAISCGDAIALLRPIIHDHNVSHDAYLDLFRSSYVIVMVLWIVALFIMVLRFVFAVDFQLVDIDEMFDQGRNGSIFIQPAYTEVLQKSSPQHQKPARPKSEDDYQSARSHISDLAVPLLEVQSQSQIPPPSLA; encoded by the exons ATGGAGctgataaaaaaatacaaacaggGAAAGCTAACCACCAGTGACTTACGCACCATAAACC ATATTGTAATATGTCTAATGGTGTTTAATGCCGTAATCTCCCTACTATGGTGTGTTTCTTTGCAAATGCTGTCGGGGGATCTGCGCGAGGGAATCGTCAGTGCCAAACTCATCTTCCGAGAGCGAAACTTTGACCTAATGAATGAGCATAGTAAGGACATCCTGCATAAGGATTTCTTAAAAGCCACCCAAAGTGCATATGGTCAAAAGTATTCTGTGCAGGAAGTTACACCCGGATCGCCTGAGAGCGAAAGCC AAAATGCTAGGCCAAGCTTTAAAATATCGCATATCTACGAGTCGCTGGAAAACAAACCCAAATTGGAAAGATTGATCGCAGACCAGAAGGTTGAACAAATCCAGACCACCACAACGGCTCCAACTCCAAAGATTGTGTTCAATGCCGAGGCAGATCGTCAATTTCTGAGAACCA tgTCCCTCGACACCTATGCCTCTTATTGGAAACGTGGCATTGGTGCTCAGTTTGTCAATACATTTCCCGTCATATCGGTGGTCGTGGCTATAATCTGGACAGCCATGTGTCTGATTTTTCAGACTGGTAGAAAAAAGAACTC AGTCCTGCCTAAGCCGTGGCGCATCGTGGTGCCATCGATAGTTATCTTTTCGGTGATGAGCCTTGGTAGTATTCTGTATACGATTCTAACCAATGGACATTTGAAGCGCTTGTGTGGCCAATTGAGAGGGCATCTCACCAATCCCACTGCCATCAGCTGTGGGGATGCCATAGCTCTATTGCGTCCCATCATCCACGATCATAATGTTTCACACGATGCCTACCTGGACCTGTTCCGTTCCAGCTATGTGATTGTAATGGTTCTATGGATTGTGGCCCTATTTATTATGGTACTGCGCTTCGTCTTTGCCGTGGACTTTCAACTGGTGGACATCGATGAAATGTTCGACCAGGGAAGGAATGGATCGATTTTCATCCAACCGGCTTACACGGAGGTCCTGCAAAAGAGCAGTCCGCAGCATCAGAAGCCGGCGAGACCCAAGTCGGAGGATGACTACCAGAGTGCCAGATCGCATATCAGTGATCTGGCAGTGCCACTCCTGGAGGTACAGAGTCAGTCCCAGATTCCGCCTCCAAGTTTGGCATAA
- the LOC6505614 gene encoding leucine-rich melanocyte differentiation-associated protein: protein MKMQAPQDNDSQLILVQNNLKTLPLKLVKKHSGHIELLDLSHNCIKDLTWLTEFEQLRHLVLDSNRMHEAHLRTLTRPLPQLEVLMLNKNEFSDLPTTIRLIKRLFPNLQYLSLHGNPICPDGLELQPFSGYLRYDYQYYSNYIAQSLSKLKFLDHGLVQRTYQYESFPLKNYDGGQLIKTTSF from the exons atgaaaatgcaAGCCCCTCAAGACAATGACAGTCAG CTTATTTTGGTGCAGAACAACTTAAAAACGTTACCGCTGAAACTAGTTAAGAAACACTCTGGCCATATAGAGCTATTGGACTTGAGCCACAACTGTATAAAGGACTTGACCTGGCTAACAGAGTTCGAACAATTGCGTCACTTGGTCCTGGACAGTAATCGCATGCACGAAGCGCATTTAAGGACATTGACACGACCTCTGCCTCAGTTGGAAGTCCTGATGCTTAACAAAAATGAG TTCAGTGACCTGCCAACAACGATACGACTGATCAAGCGGCTATTTCCCAATCTGCAGTATTTGAGTCTCCACGGCAACCCAATCTGTCCCGATGGACTAGAACTGCAGCCCTTCTCCGGTTACCTTCGCTATGACTACCAATATTACAG TAACTACATTGCACAGTCGCTGAGCAAACTGAAATTTCTGGATCATGGACTGGTTCAACGCACCTATCAATACGAGAGTTTTCCTCTCAAAAACTATGATGGTGGGCAGTTGATTAAAACGACGAGTTTTTGA
- the LOC6505615 gene encoding aldehyde dehydrogenase X, mitochondrial isoform X2 has protein sequence MADPNAKPKYTKLFINNEFVDSVSGKTFATFNPATSKEIVQVAEGDKADVDLAVVAAKKAFHRNSDWRKLSPLQRTSLMMKLCGLMERDKEFLASLETQDNGKPYPEALFDVTYSILTLQYYAGWTDKFFGDTIPAGGFTSMTRKEPIGVVGQIIPWNYPLLMLAWKWGPALAVGCTIIMKPAEQTPLTALHMAALAKEAGFPAGVINVVNGFGPTAGAAISEHPDIAKVAFTGSVDIGRIVMQAAATSNLKRVSLELGGKSPVVVFDDADVDFAVETTHEALFSNHGQSCCAGSRTYVHEKIYDEFVAKAAAKAKARKVGNPFEANVQQGPQIDEEMLTKVLGYIESGQKQGAKLQTGGKRIGNVGFFIEPTVFSDVKDDMRIAQEEIFGPVQSIFKFSTLDEMIDRANNVKYGLAAGIITNDINKALKFANNVDAGSVWINCYDAVLPSTPFGGYKHSGIGRELGKDGLDNYLETKTITMKLL, from the exons ATGGCCGATCCCAACGCCAAGCCCAAGTACACCAAA CTCTTCATCAACAATGAGTTCGTGGACTCCGTTTCGGGCAAGACCTTTGCCACTTTCAACCCGGCCACTTCGAAGGAGATTGTCCAGGTTGCCGAGGGAGATAAG GCTGATGTTGACCTGGCAGTGGTTGCCGCCAAGAAGGCCTTCCACCGCAACTCCGATTGGCGCAAACTGAGTCCTCTGCAACGCACAAGTCTGATGATGAA GCTTTGCGGACTGATGGAGCGCGACAAGGAATTCCTGGCCAGTCTGGAGACCCAGGATAATGGCAAACCCTACCCAGAGGCCCTTTTCGATGTTACCTACTCGATCCTTACGCTGCAGTACTATGCCGGCTGGACCGACAAGTTCTTTGGTGACACCATCCCTGCCGGTGGCTTCACCTCGATGACCCGCAAGGAGCCCATCGGTGTAGTGGGTCAGATCATTCCCTGGAACTACCCGCTCCTGATGCTGGCGTGGAAGTGGGGACCCGCCCTGGCTGTTGGTTGCACCATCATTATGAAGCCGGCGGAGCAGACTCCTCTCACGGCTCTGCACATGGCCGCCCTGGCCAAGGAAGCTGGCTTCCCCGCCGGAGTGATCAATGTAGTCAATGGCTTTGGACCCACTGCGGGTGCAGCCATCAGTGAGCACCCCGACATTGCCAAGGTGGCTTTCACCGGATCCGTGGACATTGGAAGGATTGTCATGCAAGCGGCGGCCACATCGAATCTCAAGCGTGTTTCCCTTGAGTTGGGAGGCAAGAGTCCAGTGGTAGTCTTCGATGATGCTGATG TTGACTTTGCCGTGGAGACCACCCATGAGGCATTGTTCTCCAACCACGGCCAGAGCTGCTGCGCCGGCAGTCGCACTTACGTGCACGAGAAAATCTACGACGAGTTTGTGGCCAAGGCGGCTGCCAAGGCCAAGGCCCGCAAGGTGGGCAATCCCTTCGAGGCTAATGTGCAACAAGGACCCCAGATCGATGAGGAAATGCTGACCAAGGTCCTGGGCTACATTGAAAGCGGCCAAAAGCAGGGGGCCAAATTGCAAACTGGTGGCAAGCGCATTGGCAACGTGGGCTTCTTTATAGAGCCAACTGTCTTCTCTGATGTAAAGGACGATATGCGCATTGCCCAAGAGGAG ATCTTTGGCCCTGTGCAGTCCATTTTCAAGTTCAGCACCCTGGATGAGATGATCGATCGGGCTAACAATGTGAAATATGGCCTGGCCGCCGGCATCATTACCAATGATATTAACAAGGCCCTGAAATTCGCCAACAATGTGGATGCTGGCTCTGTGTGGATCAACTGCTATGATGCCGTTCTGCCCTCCACTCCGTTCGGTGGCTACAAGCACTCTGGAATTGGCAGGGAACTGGGCAAAGACGGTCTGGACAACTACTTGGAGACCAAGACCATTACCATGAAACTGCTATAA